In bacterium, the genomic window CCATCCACCTTCAGAAGATCCACCGTGTAGACGGCGATGGGGTTGGGGCGGACAGGGCTGCGCGTGCCGAAAACGCCGGAAAGGGGCTGGGTCGTATCCCCCCTGGGATGGACTTTCAGGGTGTTTCTGGGGGCGAGGTGCAGCCAGCATGTCACGAGGAGCTGGTCCCACCGGCCGATGCCGTCGAGGGCTTCGGCAAACTCAGGCTGGGCCTCGATAACGGC contains:
- the tsaA gene encoding tRNA (N6-threonylcarbamoyladenosine(37)-N6)-methyltransferase TrmO, with translation MNEIDRVEAVIVGYVRSSLMERASAPRQGRDAALEAVIEAQPEFAEALDGIGRWDQLLVTCWLHLAPRNTLKVHPRGDTTQPLSGVFGTRSPVRPNPIAVYTVDLLKVDGGRLHVRGIDAVDGTPVLDIKPHIGRLDD